aaaaaataaagcaaTTAATAAACTACCAGCATGGAGTCCAAATTCCATTGATAGTCTAGGtaattgtgaaaaataaaaataatatataattgcctattataataggtagtaggtacttattaaaattattgtttgatttttagGGTCATGCATGGACATTGTAGAGAATACTAATTGTGATGATGAGTTCAATAATCTAGATAACACACAAATTGGTATGGAAATTATTATCAGTACACTGCATCTATTATTTAGTTTGTTTATAGGCGCACTTAATAGAATACATcagtgaaattattttattttacatgagttaaaaaaaaatttgtgagagtagtttttaatttatttaactttgtattcGAAGGTCCATTGTAATGGGCATATAAGATAGGGGGGTTATGGTGATTTGAAATGTTAAtcagtaattaatattacttaatctATCAAATAATCAGTAGTAAaaacaaactatattattatttgaaaaaaaacaaataataacatttgattattatttttacaaaatcagtattatatttatttattttttatttttaatcagtatataattattgttctttatAGATACTCCACCTTCTAGGAATAACatgattattgataaaatattatcgcCGAGCAACCAATCAGTGAAGAGAAAACTAGATTTCAAAGATCGATCTTTGAGCCCAGAATTAATACCAGCGGTCGAAgtattaagtatgtatattatataatatgcttttataaaaatgatttttaaaaataaaaaacttctaATAATTATGTCATTATCCTTTTTTCAGATGCAGTTAATACAATTGAAGAAGTTATTTATACATCCTCGTTGCCCTTTAAAGTCTCTATGACCAATGCTACAACAACTGACAACTCAGCattaggtatgtatagtatGCAATTTACAGTTAAGTAATTAattcagtggcgtcatttgggggcaGGGTGGCAGCAAGGTGGCATTTGCCCCTGTCTACTTTTAATAGCAGCCCGATGGGCCAGTGTCCGGTTGTTTccatttaatgattattatattttattagtgcaaaAACTTGCCTATTTTTTGAgaactaagaaattattgtcacaatgataaattttgtaattaataatatattaatagttggaatatatttatatttaaacgcaTGCGGGGACGTGCATGGaagtggtgtgtgtgtgtttatgaaGGAAAAGAATTAAAggatatattaaattgttcaattgttgtatatacaacaataaaaataattaaagatcATACTCCCATATAGctttatttccaaaaatataaaatgaatactaCTTCTATAAACAACCGATCGTTACtctaatatttatcattgatttcaaactGTAGTTAATTTTGTGACACTTGTGTACTGTGCACTATTCtctattgtattcaatttagtttagtacctatattaaaataaatttttctatGTGTTTCCatctcatttttaatataaataataaagtaagtGAAAATAGCTCAAGATTCATAAACAAtttctaataaaacaaaaagaatTTAAACCAGTAAGCAAgcaataaagataaaataaaattagtttacatagttttaatttctatgtacaatttattgttcTATGAAATATCTGCTaccttatattttcaaatgattttgttatttagttaGTGAAATGGGTTGCAAcgattatagtaaaaaatatttaaattataaaatatgtttggttTTTTAAGTTACCTATTTGGGCTGGTCAAATCTTTTGCTGTCCCCCTcctattgaaaactgaaattacACCACTGTAACCAATatccaaaaattaaatgcataatatttttaaatcattaaaatttgttaacaGACATACTGAATAAGATAAATAGAACCATATTAAACACATGGTATGAAATAAAGACTATGACCGAAAGaatagaaaatattgaaaaatgtatgacaaataaaacaaacatatttgAAATTCACGAAACAACATTGCAAGGCATTGATCATGTATTACAACACATACTTTGTAATTTACCATTGAAAACAGAAGAGGATCTTacaatatttgaagaaaaattactTGATATGCagttaaaaaagaaaatggtaagagttatttattataattataataactaacatGTAAGCAGGGCTTGTATTTAAGAGGTTTCTAAATCTTTTTACTTGTGAAACTTACTGGGGTTTTTAAATGGActatctttataattttttgtggtgttattaaatttgtttaaaagaaTTTAGTTACAAAgggcaaaaaaagaaaaaggtgTTCTCAGTCTTGGCCACTTGTTCCTTAATATTTGGTAAGAAAGATGATAACatattcttttatattaaatttcttctcaaagtttattctaaatttttatcctattatacctacatataaatcaatcaattatattttaagtttattgtttattatatttgaatgtttcagaatcaataaataaaattaggaAGTTTAAAAATTGCAACACAATTGATGTTGAAACCcctttaaaaatttttattgctGGCGCCAAATTCTGCATAAATCAACTttaattgtacaattattattaaaaataaaatatttaatttgctcATCAAatgatttgttcaatttttttagtaatataattttatattatattatataatatttgtatttatgaatTAGATTGCTATAAGCTAATCTAATGGTtggaaaaaagtatattttattaaatgtatactttatGCCAGTAGGTAtgatatagtattttaatattttactataatggGCGAATAATTGGAGAATTGtgctaaaaagtaataaaattaagctgtaattaatacatgtatattgtatctcaccaattttccattttcatttaacaatttaatttaaaataaatggggacaagttaattttcattaacattTTATCCATTGTAAtgggttgtattttattattaagagtTCTAGTACAGGGCCCGTGAAAACATTTAGTACAAGTCACATGGGTCCAAAATTTGATGTCAGGGGCTTGTATTTACACATAAGTAATCATTACCTTACTAGCGTCATATTATGGTTGATTAACCTTTATTAACCTATACAAATATCTGCCTATAgactgtattatttaatatattatattaaaatattatgtattaaattaatgaatatgtttaaaaagtaatcatataatgataattaaagaaaaataatattatgatggtataaaaatattattttattcatattatttttaaaattacatattaatgatAATCCAGTGGCCAACTgacattttatagatatttttttaatattattaaaatcaaaaatatggggaaaaaaaaacgtttataaaatcatttcattataaaaataatattttataaatttcaataaaatatatttttgctatCTGGGATATAAAACCCAACTTAACTTGCAGTAACGCAATTAACCCAAAAAAACCTACTCTTATTTATTACTTGACACTTACTATTGTTTTCTACTCACACTATAATAAGCTAGCATCTAGGCCCTGTAAAGATAAATTAAGTACGGTTAAATATATCGATAAATACTTTACGTGATCCTTAGGTACTCCCTATATACCCCAGGCACATGccaagcaaataaaaaaatttataagtcCCTAAAAAAAAACCCAGGCCGACACTGAATATGCTCATAAAAACGACTGACCCTTTCATTAAATTACAATCAGAGGTACTAATAGATTAGAACAATTAGATTGTCAGAAATatgtactaaaaaatgtatgagtacctattgaaataaaaatatcaccCGTCATAACCAAGTATCAACCAATGAATAAATTccaataatttgatattacagattacaaaatatattataatatactcttttataatgtttttaaaagtaaaatttacctctagttatttttttaatacctatttataacaatttaacaggttaaatattaattaattaattttgtattcatagGTTCTAATGACTTAtgtttaagtttattaatttacacttttcaaaataaattacattttttattcatatgtaatataaatgtttttacatattgttGCACCTGTtttatttgaagttaaaaaagtGAGCAAGTGAGTACCGCTTGGTACTTGTTGTAGGTACAGTATGTCTtgtgtgggtcactgtaattgatgtaataaatttaaattgaatgatgtattattgtatacaaaaaagatTCAGAGCGGAGATTTCCTGTCAgcatatatcaattatatttcatgataatattatgtatttttaatattgccattaaagtaataattacttaatagttaagtattaattttactattaaaattacacCATTACGGGaggttgatttaatttttgatgaaaacatggcatttattatattattaatatttaattattataattgtgtatatagtatatattttgtatcataattttatcatagtGTTGTTGtacttttgagtcaataccaCTATTACCGTAGAACGgtgtaaatatatgaatttagtgattagtggaaaagtattaaaactgaggtggcaactaacatataaaatataaatttcaaattttaaagaattgtgaaaaattttgaaaattggcaTAATCCCCTTAAGGGGCATCTATACTATTGGATTTTAAGGAACATTATAGGCAACTTCTTATACATTCAGCAATTGGTCTTGTCATTGTATTAGTCGGAAgtactaaattgtattaaaacacaCTTATCGTTGGAATTATAGaaacagtagtttttaaaaaaacaaaaaccactCAGTTATGAGGCCCCTTAACATGGTTTATCATTTACTGGGAATTATATTCACCATTATTCAACGACCTGAGACCTGAGTACACTTTTATGATATACATAACTAGGTACTTTAGACACATgcacatatatataaaacaaattattttattatctatgatatacaaaaatagtattactagtatataacaaaaaaatactcataactactgcaaaaaataaaaattacaggtgtaataataaagtttcacttcaaatattattttattaccaaactatttttcaaattaaatttctttgtTCCCATACCATAATATGAAaagttatataacattttaggaGTAAATATAAAACCCATTATTCGTTCAACCGttagttttattgaatttccAGCCACAGATGGTGAATGGTAAACCTGTTTCAGTTGAAATtgaatttctttaatattatatactaactgattctaaaatatttgtCTTTGGATAAATCGTTTTCCAAATCATCTATTTTTTCCAAGGTTTgaatctataaatattacataatatgtaaatactcAATTCTTTAAGAGTTTGTGTCGTAGAACTTTCTTGATATTTTTGAAcaactaaatctaatttttcatttatagatcatatttcattattattaagtaatttattaatcttgtatatttttcatctgttaaaagaacttaattaaaaattataaatgttttaaaatgttatagaaacatgagaatttattgtttaagaggatgtcagcgcactatattttgttttctctctctagacATAGACAAACTACATTTACGCagtatcatttttttatgtttttaagtaatcctATAGTAAAATCATTCATTACGAAAACGATagacaataattttttaagggtatgacatatcgattttttaaatattgtctcaaaacaatttttaaacatcatttaaatgtacaacattttaaaatttattagaaCATtagaatacaaagtcaaataacaataaaatataaaattgatatatcataccctcaaaaatacTAGTCTCTATAAATGTTGTAATAGtaaattttactctaagattactcaaaaatcataaaataaaacgattttagGTGAAAACGTTTTATCTATGTTACGCGTAGGTCTACAagtgaaaacaaatattgcgctaacatcctcttaatgttttactattaacaaataaaacttttaaattaatgataccAGGAGGTGAAATCTCAACATAAGTATccggatatattttttatggataCCAACCATTTGTTCAATGTTTATAAGCACTATACTTTGTGCATGTTAAGACCAGTTAGTATGGAAAAAACAAGTTTTAGATGGCAAACTAATCATTTTCTTAACGTGTGCAACGTATAGTACTTAACGAGTTTCACCTTGTCACTAgtatctaattcaaaataaacaaaaaaaacataatttattgaaattattgatttaaatatttgctAGATATAAAAGAAGGCATACCTTTTGTTGTGTAGCTAGTATTAAACTCTTTTCACttctaaaaaaatgtgtttaaaattgaattaaaatataattttgacttGGTCGCATTATCTCTTCAAACAGATACCACATACATATGGTATTTACATAAGATGAATgatgtttagaaaatattattaacaacattttataatataagttataataaaaatccagACAAAtgccaaaatatattatgtataattgtttacccatatatcgattaaaaaaaaaaagtgttccTTGCATACCTCCTATACTGActtgaatatattattcttaatataaaacaaaattaaaataatgaattaaatatttaccaaaatctaaactaaaatacaacatttttcgttgttttttggattttatttattcagcTGATGACGAAAGATCAGATCTGTACTTTGAAATCTTACATATTTTCTTCACAGCTTTATTAGAATTgtctaaaacaataaaaacatattatttttgaaataaagagAATTTTGACTTGATGCTAAGCCatactaaaattaatagtaTTCATAGCCTGCAGACGAGCACTtcttatcatattttgaatGCTTGTTTGTAGCTCTAGTGATACTTTTATAGAGAACTTTTGAAGTTAAGCTGAAATATGTTGGCCAAATATTTGAATTTCGCTTACAACGGATTTCTAAGTACATACAGAAATTTCATTGCTTTAAAGCTTTATCAAGAGGAACTATTTCTTTTTTgctgtttttatttgttatgtagAGTCAACatctttaatatgtattttagacTGTATTGAATTTGATGTGTGTTGAGGAATTTCTTCCCGTGATATTTTAGTTGTACTTACAATTTAGTTTgtaacctaaaatataatattaatatcaaactattattacctattaatcaCCGGTACCACTGCAAACCTACAAAAAAGCtaataattcaaatacatacttacatacttacatactttcaaatataataaaaaagttaaaaaggaATAAGTGAATGATGATCACAATTTGCTATGTATGAAcctattttcgatattttattttcaatgtccaaTAATTAgctctaaaacttgtgatattttactttttgaatttgaattattgagtttagtatataaatatcgaaaatttacttttatacaaGCACAGATTAACTTCTCTTctacaatatagataataagTATTTTCACTCTCAAACCAcacaataaaccatattataattggaagtacaaaaattaattttcatactattaatatttgagaccccttaaaattaaaaatttgttctttttttctttagtatttttttgaGGGGTTCGATATGAACTATGGAGGCATTTCAATGCCTCCATTCTACTTAGTCCGTGGAATTTCGAGAAAAGTGCCTGGTGTTAATTTCTTTACAATAATTACTGACTATAGTAATAGGTAGACTCTGTCGTTCGCCACTTCTAACCATTTATCATGATTCTAACCATGAAGACCAAACTCGTGCGGCTATAggaattatttatgttttttacgtattttggaAAATACGTGCATTAGGTATTTTGAACCATGGCCCTTCTTAGATTACCTATATAGCTTGTACGATTGGTGATTACGAATTTATTCATGTTCATGTGTGTATATTTCATAAGTATTCAACATTCTGAAGACACAAATTTGACCGTTGTATCgttcaaaataattcaaaaaatatgaataattccTATATTACGCGGGTCAAAGTAGCAACCCTAGCGTACGCAGTGCAGCCTGTGGCTGTTTAACAGTTTCATTTCGAGACGTTATCAGAAACGGAGTTTGGTTTTGGTACCCTTATTCTAGTCTTCATACTTCTAACCTTACAATTCTTGTTTATGCCACTTGCTGTCGGCGTCCATAGTGATTCACGGGATTAACGCATTTCTCCTTGGTAATTGCTGTGAgtactaatgttttttttttcatcgaaaTTAATCAGCCAAAGGAACACccttattaattatgataataaattgatcTAGTATTCAATGAGCATCGGATTATTCGGATCGATAATCAAGGAAGGCtcttatgaatttatgattatgTTATCCAAAACTTATTATCATGTGTGATaactatgataaatatatattatcatgtcaaCTCCCGACTCCCGCATTACCATATTTAGTTGTAGGTTCGTCTGGTTCGTCATCAAAAGGATCAAAAGCTGTCAGATTGTCcatctgatttttaaaattattcaagtaCACCGAAAAACATCTGATTACTAATCTGATTAACCATCAAGTTTATCAAGGAACAAACGGTAGGTATATGACCAAACGCATTATAGTCGTATAATAGGTTCATCGATGGTGTAATTAATGCGCCATTACGTCGTGTGTCGTGTCATGCGAGGGCTTGGTTATTATATGGTTACGACTGGTaaccaatatggtttaaaagttGAACGGTATTCAATTCTTGGTATACTCGGTTGCAACTTGGTTATTACATGATACCAAAAAGTAATATTCAATTACAATACCATTTGATTGACACGACACGACACACGACGCAGCTGTAAATCCGGCTTAACACTGTAAACAATTAAACTTGGTAACAGTAGGTGCAGCGGTCCTGTCCACAAAGGTTACATCGCACACAAGGAGAGCCGTGTGTCGCCATTGCAATTCGACTTGTTggacaaagtataatattttgttttgcctCGAGAATTGAAATTCAAGAAAACGCTGTGCCACATCACAAGTAAGTCTACATAGATACAGTTAttgtatcttattataatatagttaaaatatttaggtattatccATCCCTAATTATCTAGTtggaaaaaatagtttttttat
This genomic window from Metopolophium dirhodum isolate CAU chromosome 1, ASM1992520v1, whole genome shotgun sequence contains:
- the LOC132937432 gene encoding uncharacterized protein LOC132937432, giving the protein MEKIQKNKAINKLPAWSPNSIDSLGSCMDIVENTNCDDEFNNLDNTQIDTPPSRNNMIIDKILSPSNQSVKRKLDFKDRSLSPELIPAVEVLNAVNTIEEVIYTSSLPFKVSMTNATTTDNSALDILNKINRTILNTWYEIKTMTERIENIEKCMTNKTNIFEIHETTLQGIDHVLQHILCNLPLKTEEDLTIFEEKLLDMQLKKKMNLVTKGKKRKRCSQSWPLVP